In Miscanthus floridulus cultivar M001 chromosome 19, ASM1932011v1, whole genome shotgun sequence, the DNA window cgactgcttggtgatctcctcggcagagacactagagcggtggagctcagggtggacagcaagtccgctctagccctggcaaagaacctcgtgttccacgaacgcagcaagcaaatccgggtgaggtaccacttcatccgaggctgtttggaggaagggagcatcaaggcgagctacatcaacaccaaggaccagcttgcggacctgctcaccaagccccttgggaggatcaagttccttgagctctgctccaagaccgggatggttcaactctcccacaagacgacgcacaagacttaggggaagaatgatggataagtctcatgtgtggctggtctttgtggggctgtgctgctcacatggtccttgtggctgttttctgtttttaggacagcatcttagactagaagacaacatcttagaggacagcatcttagactagaggacggcatcttagctaggacaacatcttagcatcttagactagcatcttggcatatgcttagctggctagcagcctataaatatgtaatcccaacccctcaggttggtatgacatttgtgtgagtttgtgtgagaaatagacaagaaaattgccccaactcctagtgtcatcctctctcgatgagaataaaaattctcctactaccaagaatgagaattcagcgactaacaacaaATGGATGGTCGAAACACATGAGCAGTGTTAACTAAAGAAACCTCAGTCCTCCGCATGACAATTGCTTTAATATCAGGTAAGTCAAATAGTGACACGATCATTTCAACTGAAGAATGAGGAGACTACTATGCCACTTATATGGCATTGGAGATATTTTTTCTTAATCCTCGTTGTCCCAAGTAACTAAACCGTTCTTGCAGATGCACGAAACAAGCACACCAAAGAATCCTACATACTTACATGGTCTGGATCAACGTCAGCACACCCAGCGTCTGTATTGGCCATATTATTCAACCCAACGCCTGTATTGGCaaagtcacaaaaaaaaaaaaacgcctGCATTGGCCATATTATTCAATCAGCCGGACCATGCATTCATTTGATTCGCGAAAGGACCGTTAGAATTATAAGAATTAACCAGCCATCTGCTTGCTAAGTACATTTGCTCGAAATAATCCATAGATTTCCAAGGAGCACAAAGCATATTGATTCATAGCTAAAAGGAGGACATGCGATTGGTGTCCTCTACCTCCAAGGGCGAGACACGTCTGAAGAAAGCAATTTGGGAGCAAACCAACAAAATCAGCCCAAGAACCAACCATATCCCACAACCGTTTACAAAAACGATTTCTTACCTCGTCGATCTTGTATGAGTCCAGATTAACATCGGCGAGAGACAGCCCCGGGTACAGCATCTGCAATCAACCAATACGAGCGAAACCGGACAGGATTGAGCAACGGCGGCCGAAAATCCGCGCACCAGACAAGAACGTGCTAGAGGCGAGAGAGGAGGTAGAAAAAAGAAATCGTACGTCGACTGGCGCTGCACGGTGCTCGGGCGCTTCTTGGGCCGGCGCGGCGGGCGGTTGCCGCGGATGGCGGCGAAGTCCTCGGTGATCTCGTCCCTCGTGAGCGTGGCGGAGAAGGCCCTCTTCCTGGGTAGGGCCGCCGGCTGCGGCGGGTAACCTCCACCCGCCGACGCGGACGCCTTCCCCGAAGCGTCCGATCTCGCCGCAAGCAGTACGGAGGTTCCAGGGGCGCAGGGGCTGCGAAGAGGCCGCAGCGCCGGGGCAGGAGGCTTGCTGCGGGTGCTGGTGCGGCGGCTTCTCCTTGTCCGATGACGGCGTCTGCGAGAATGGCAGCAGGGACGCGGGGCCGCCGCCgtccttggagcagcggaggcaaACAGACGGGAATGGAGGGGAGAAAGTTTTCGGTGTAGACGTAATCTCGGCCCGTGGGTACGGCGGGCGGTTGCCGCGGGGTGGATCTGTGTGTGGGTACAGCGGGCGGGTAGAGGTCAAGGACGGTGAGAAAAAAATCTAAGGGCGTGTTTAGCTGTTCAAACTTTGGATATCCAAAAAGCGAACAGCGTCATAGTAGTACtatagtatttcgtttgtattcgATAATAATTAtttaatcgttgactaattagactcaaaacattcgtctcctaaaata includes these proteins:
- the LOC136526025 gene encoding uncharacterized protein, producing the protein MSLCSPSPWRSSWSVACVVCADASDLGNGGATCADCADASDLGDGGATCAVWADASGLRTAAWPMRTRAACATTAQPCGLCDGGATCAACAAVRTRAAWAIAVRPVDDNAASAARATAASRRVRRRIPPPHRREVANPPRGNRPPYPRAEITSTPKTFSPPFPSVCLRCSKDGGGPASLLPFSQTPSSDKEKPPHQHPQQASCPGAAASSQPLRPWNLRTACGEIGRFGEGVRVGGWRLPAAAGGPTQEEGLLRHAHEGRDHRGLRRHPRQPPAAPAQEAPEHRAAPVDMLYPGLSLADVNLDSYKIDEALG